From Helicoverpa armigera isolate CAAS_96S chromosome 17, ASM3070526v1, whole genome shotgun sequence, one genomic window encodes:
- the LOC110379072 gene encoding monocarboxylate transporter 14 — MVETKEVEKSKEESNNGHTNILNNTDINTINSIKSEDKDIIAQYTREGSESPVERVKFAGLDDNDSICSDDSNNAELPPIPDGGWGWVVVAAAFLVSACADGLAFSFGLLHEEFTSYFETTQSKTSLIGSLFIATPLLAGPIMSALVDRYGCRIMTMIAGVLSTIGFLLAAISNSVEMLCLTFGFISGLAMGILYVTAVVSVAFWFDKRRNLAVSLASCGIGFGTLIYSPMTHYFLEIYDWRNTIVLLAGTLLNMCVCGALMKNPEWLEIKQKRERKLSKARSRRSSSAGSTGSRSIGGESAYLDSEELKTLLESGKSPEYILATLATSIAEAEELEATTQANAEQARDKRRMHSAIHLPTFVQQNEKVPTEVIEKLMKNKRLYNIILQNYPDVITRRHSEVNLNVENPEDVREPAKLPVEIKAKKPKDGAEGDAKKTENEPAKTETGKSNTNKNEPVKTETGKSNTNINSTKQKVTQKDSKTPQQQQQLQPSWFRQISITDHHYLRDVPLYRNTMMHRGAMMSITRYKLRASSLPDMYRNSSWSLYSESDDEMRWYHRFGQTMKSMFDFKMFTEFHFLMFNLSSLILSVWFIVPYFFLNSYMNEMNVEGGPMMIAIIGVASSIGIVALGWAGDQPWVNVTKTYAVCLIICGASVAVYPFFITNYWVLAVISAVFGLSFASSYSYTPTILMELMPIDHFTVAYGLILLSQGIGHLVGPPIGGMLYDLTGSWDLTFYMGGIWLVISGLCVGVIAYTKDLRLCGSSPLMKEAEEARTENGPTDV, encoded by the exons ATGGTTGAAACAAAGGAAGTCGAGAAATCTAAAGAAGAATCAAACAATGGACATACAAACATCCTTAACAATACAGATATAAACACAATTAACTCTATTAAGTCAGAAGATAAGGATATAATCGCCCAGTATACAAGGGAGGGCTCAGAGTCACCTGTCGAGAGGGTCAAGTTCGCAGGACTAGATGATAATGATAGTATATGTTCAGATGATAGCAATAATGCTGAACTACCTCCCATACCTGATGGAGGCTGGGGCTGGGTAGTCGTAGCCGCAGCGTTCCTTGTGTCAGCATGTGCCGACGGCCTGGCATTCTCCTTCGGTCTGCTACATGAAGAGTTCACTTCATATTTCGAAACTACGCAATCAAAAACATCATTGATTGGAAGTCTTTTTATAGCTACTCCACTATTAGCCGGGCCGATTATGAGCGCGTTAGTAGATCGATACGGATGCCGAATTATGACAATGATTGCCGGAGTGCTATCTACTATTGGATTCCTATTAGCTGCTATTAGTAATTCAGTAGAAATGTTATGTCTGACTTTTGGATTCATTAGCGGGTTAGCTATGGGTATTTTATACGTGACTGCTGTAGTTTCGGTAGCATTTTGGTTTGATAAGAGAAGAAATTTAGCTGTATCTCTAGCTTCTTGCGGCATAGGTTTTGGTACGCTTATTTATTCACCAATGACTCattatttcttagaaatatACGATTggagaaatacaattgttttattagcTGGTACTTTACTTAATATGTGTGTATGCGGTGCTTTAATGAAGAATCCAGAGTGGTTAGAAATTAAGCAGAAGCGAGAGCGAAAGCTTTCGAAGGCTAGGTCTAGGCGATCGTCCAGTGCAGGTTCCACTGGATCAAGATCCATTGGTGGAGAATCGGCATACTTAGACTCAGAAGAGTTGAAGACTTTACTTGAAAGTGGGAAGAGTCCCGAATATATTTTAGCGACGCTAGCAACAAGCATTGCTGAAGCAGAAGAATTAGAAGCGACGACACAAGCGAATGCAGAACAAGCGAGAGACAAGAGAAGAATGCATTCAGCTATTCATTTACCGACATTTGTACAACAGAATGAAAAA GTTCCAACAGAAGTAATAGAAAAGTTGATGAAAAACAAACGACTGTATAACATCATACTACAAAACTACCCTGACGTCATTACACGGAGACATTCAGAAGTCAACTTGAATGTTGAGAATCCAGAAGACGTTCGGGAACCCGCAAAGTTACCCGTAGAAATAAAAGCAAAGAAACCTAAAGATGGAGCTGAAGGAGATGCTAAGAAAACTGAAAATGAACCTGCGAAGACTGAAACAGGAAAAtcgaatacaaacaaaaatgagCCAGTGAAGACCGAAACAGGGAAATCAAATACAAACATCAATtcaacaaaacagaaagttactCAAAAAGATTCAAAGACTCCGCAACAGCAACAACAGTTGCAGCCGAGTTGGTTCCGGCAGATATCGATTACAGATCATCACTACTTGAGGGATGTGCCGTTGTATAGGAATACGATGATGCATCGAGGTGCTATGATGTCGATAACAAGGTATAAGCTAAGAGCTTCATCATTACCTGACATGTACAGAAACTCTTCATGGTCTCTTTACTCTGAATCTGATGATGAAATG AGATGGTATCACCGCTTCGGTCAAACTATGAAATCCATGTTTGACTTCAAAATGTTCACGGAGTTCCATTTCTTGATGTTTAACTTATCTTCCCTGATTCTCTCCGTGTGGTTCATCGTGCCTTACTTCTTTCTCAATTCttatatgaatgaaatgaaCGTGGAAGGTGGGCCGATGATGATCGCCATTATTGGAGTCGCTAGCAGTATTGGAATT GTAGCTCTCGGTTGGGCAGGAGACCAACCATGGGTGAACGTGACCAAAACATACGCCGTTTGTCTCATCATCTGCGGCGCGTCAGTGGCTGTGTACCCCTTCTTCATCACCAACTACTGGGTCTTGGCAGTCATCTCAGCAGTCTTCGGTCTTTCCTTCGCCAGTTCCTACTCGTATACTCCTACCATTTTGATGGAGTTGATGCCTATTGATCATTTTACTGTGGCGTATGGACTGATCCTGTTGAGTCAGGGTATTGGGCATCTTGTTGGACCACCTATTGGAG GTATGCTGTACGATCTCACCGGGTCCTGGGACCTGACGTTCTACATGGGCGGAATATGGCTAGTCATCTCTGGTCTATGTGTGGGTGTGATCGCGTACACGAAGGACTTGCGTCTGTGTGGGTCGTCGCCTCTGATGAAGGAGGCAGAAGAAGCTAGAACTGAGAATGGTCCTACCGATGTGTGA